From one Anopheles bellator chromosome 1, idAnoBellAS_SP24_06.2, whole genome shotgun sequence genomic stretch:
- the LOC131205658 gene encoding elongation of very long chain fatty acids protein 4-like, translating into MDFDNSTQGGAGSLEGFQQQLDHWYTFLVDDLSDKRSERFPFLYSPLWPLAVLAVYFLLVFYWIPNHMRDRKPYDLRKVMVGYNAFQVVVCYCLIRQLVRHGWTFRYLYACELVDYSEGKDAIGFLVAAYLNYVVKTIELTETVMFALRKKRNQISFLHVYHHVFTYLLAWIFAKYVGGSMLTYTIIVNSMVHMCMYSYYLMAVIPEYVPFKLSKLKRYITSIQIIQLVSILLNILFAMRSGCGIPRTHIMLYMPYMVVLISMFVNFYYKTYRTAISQTLGVCYTDGGLSRSNRSSRKLD; encoded by the exons ATGGATTTTGACAACAGTACCCAAGGGGGTGCCGGCAGTCTTGAGGggttccagcagcagctcgaccACTGGTACACCTTTCTGGTGGACGATCTGAGCGATAAGCGCTCGGAGCGCTTCCCGTTCCTGTACAGCCCGCTCTGGCCgctggcggtgctggccgTCTACTTCCTGCTCGTGTTCTACTGGATACCCAA TCATATGCGCGATCGCAAACCGTACGATCTGCGCAAGGTGATGGTGGGCTACAACGCGTTTCAGGTGGTGGTGTGCTACTGCCTGATCCGGCAGCTCGTGCGCCACGGCTGGACCTTCCGCTACCTGTACGCGTGCGAGCTGGTCGACTACTCCGAGGGAAAGGATGCGATCGGGTTCCTGGTCGCCGCGTACCTCAACTACGTCGTGAAGACGATCGAGCTCACCGAGACGGTCATGTTTGCGCTGCGCAAAAAGCGCAACCAGATCTCCTTCCTGCACGTCTACCATCACGTCTTCACGTACCTCCTGGCGTGGATATTTGCCAAATATGTCGGAG GAAGTATGCTCACCTACACGATCATCGTCAACTCGATGGTGCACATGTGCATGTACTCGTACTACCTGATGGCCGTCATTCCCGAGTACGTGCCGTTCAAGTTGAGCAAACTGAAGCGATACATCACCTCGATCCAGATC ATCCAGCTCGTCAGCATCCTGCTCAACATTCTGTTTGCGATGCGCAGCGGGTGCGGCATACCGCGCACCCACATCATGCTCTACATGCCCTACATGGTGGTGCTGATTTCGATGTTCGTCAACTTCTACTACAAAACGTATCGGACCGCCATCAGCCAAACGCTCGGCGTCTGCTACACCGACGGGGGCCTGAGCCGGAGCAACCGGAGCAGCAGAAAGCTGGACTAG